In a genomic window of Streptomyces noursei ATCC 11455:
- a CDS encoding transposase family protein, protein MKKLNEPAGDTGFPIYQCRLPVSRKTNEYCADLLRRHLKTIGSRWRRRAPGRIVVIVLAMLRHDQRIADMAGGNQVGETTVRRWRDELTALLAARAPRLDRALKNIAQRGGEVVLIDGTLIPTVRRTGKDNRPNYSGKHRRHGLHFLALTDEKGRLIWISAARPGRTHDITAARRDHILEHLRTAGLGTLADLGFLGLDDDDAQPVVVTGYKATRARKLTPGQKEANRVLAASRAPVEHGFAHLKMWRTLAKLRTDPARATDLVRALLVLTNLEVNR, encoded by the coding sequence ATGAAGAAGCTCAACGAGCCCGCCGGGGATACCGGCTTCCCTATCTACCAGTGCCGTCTGCCGGTGTCCCGGAAAACCAACGAATACTGCGCGGACCTGCTGCGGCGCCACCTCAAGACGATCGGTTCACGCTGGCGCCGCCGGGCGCCCGGGCGGATCGTCGTCATCGTCCTCGCCATGCTCCGCCACGACCAGCGCATCGCCGACATGGCCGGCGGCAACCAGGTCGGCGAAACGACCGTACGACGCTGGCGAGATGAGCTGACTGCCCTGCTCGCCGCCCGTGCACCGCGCCTGGACCGAGCCCTGAAGAACATCGCCCAGCGGGGCGGGGAAGTCGTCCTGATCGACGGCACCCTCATCCCCACAGTCCGTCGCACCGGCAAGGACAACCGGCCCAACTACTCGGGCAAACACCGACGTCACGGCCTGCACTTTCTTGCGCTCACCGACGAGAAGGGCCGCCTCATCTGGATCTCCGCGGCGCGCCCCGGCCGCACCCATGACATCACCGCGGCCCGCCGCGACCACATCCTCGAGCATCTGCGCACCGCCGGTCTCGGCACCCTGGCCGACCTCGGTTTCCTGGGGCTGGACGACGACGATGCCCAGCCCGTCGTCGTCACCGGCTACAAAGCCACCCGCGCCCGCAAGCTCACCCCCGGCCAAAAGGAGGCCAACCGCGTCCTGGCCGCCTCACGCGCTCCCGTCGAACACGGCTTCGCCCACCTCAAGATGTGGCGCACCCTCGCCAAGCTCCGTACCGATCCGGCCCGCGCCACCGACCTTGTGCGAGCCCTGCTCGTGCTGACGAACCTCGAGGTCAACCGCTGA